A part of Candidatus Stoquefichus sp. SB1 genomic DNA contains:
- a CDS encoding S1C family serine protease, whose protein sequence is MDKKAFEENEEFNEHINAYQSDENKPGHTKKKINGNLIFKVVIIVLLVVSLGCNGFLMYKVLGTSSSNGSTSNNKVQTINYDVKTDLTDVIKKAKESTVGVAVYQNNKLSGSGSGVIYKVNGKTVYVITNHHVIDSAQSIEVIYSNGESVKAELVGSDQYGDIAVLKMNVNFDVTAFKTGDSDLLDPGETVMAVGSPLGIEYAGTVTQGIVSAAKRTVSVDLNGDGKEDWDMNVIQTDAAINPGNSGGALVNAVGELVGITSMKYSSEEVEGMGFALPINDAVKLVEEIISTGKVNRPTLGISGLSLDGYSSYELYMYRIQTNLNKGIYVASVQSGSAASSAGIEVGDVITKFDGEEIESYKDFLTKLYSKNPGDTVKLTINHGGSTSTVNVKLGSS, encoded by the coding sequence ATGGATAAAAAAGCTTTTGAAGAAAATGAAGAGTTTAATGAACATATAAATGCTTATCAATCTGATGAAAATAAGCCAGGTCATACGAAGAAAAAGATCAATGGAAATCTTATCTTTAAAGTGGTTATCATTGTTTTATTGGTTGTTTCTTTAGGATGTAATGGTTTCTTGATGTATAAGGTGTTAGGAACATCTTCTTCAAATGGGTCAACATCTAACAATAAGGTTCAAACAATTAATTATGATGTGAAAACAGATTTAACAGATGTCATTAAAAAGGCAAAGGAATCAACTGTTGGAGTTGCTGTTTATCAGAATAATAAATTATCTGGTAGTGGTAGTGGTGTTATTTATAAGGTTAATGGTAAAACTGTTTATGTTATTACGAATCATCATGTTATTGATTCTGCACAATCTATTGAAGTTATCTATTCAAATGGTGAGTCTGTAAAGGCTGAGTTAGTTGGTAGTGATCAATATGGTGATATTGCTGTTTTAAAAATGAATGTTAACTTTGATGTTACTGCTTTTAAAACAGGGGATTCTGATTTGTTAGATCCTGGTGAAACAGTTATGGCTGTAGGAAGTCCTTTAGGAATTGAATATGCTGGAACAGTTACACAAGGTATTGTTTCTGCTGCTAAACGTACTGTTTCTGTTGATTTAAATGGTGATGGTAAAGAAGACTGGGATATGAATGTTATTCAGACAGATGCAGCTATTAATCCTGGAAATAGTGGTGGTGCTCTTGTCAATGCTGTTGGTGAATTGGTTGGTATTACTTCAATGAAATATTCTTCAGAAGAAGTAGAAGGTATGGGATTTGCCTTACCAATTAATGATGCAGTGAAATTAGTTGAAGAAATTATTTCAACTGGTAAAGTCAATCGACCTACATTAGGTATTTCTGGATTATCATTAGATGGTTATTCATCTTATGAATTGTATATGTATCGTATTCAAACAAATTTAAATAAAGGAATTTATGTTGCAAGTGTACAAAGTGGTTCAGCAGCAAGTAGTGCAGGTATTGAAGTTGGTGATGTTATTACAAAATTTGATGGTGAAGAGATAGAATCATACAAAGATTTCTTGACAAAACTTTATTCTAAAAATCCTGGTGATACTGTGAAATTGACAATTAATCATGGTGGTTCGACATCAACAGTTAATGTTAAATTAGGTTCTTCATAA
- a CDS encoding patatin-like phospholipase family protein, whose amino-acid sequence MGALILEGGTFRPIFSSGVMDALLDTGVEFPYVIGVSAGITDGFSYASKQTRRNYDILMNHRHDKRYVGLRNYISDKSLFGLKFAYETIPNDLYPFDWETFLKNPIEIKVGVTNVETGQCEYLDGKKLDQQCTMLKATCAIPFAFPIIHLNGKGYYDGGICDPIPVRKAMADGHEKMLIVLTRPKGYRKKLSRANVLASRRLKKRYPHLVKPLLTRHELYNETLAYCEQLEQEGKAIILRPTEEVQIDSFEKDLDKIDRIYQFGYQLAMENMESIKKLLL is encoded by the coding sequence ATGGGTGCACTCATTTTAGAAGGTGGAACATTTCGTCCCATCTTCTCAAGTGGGGTCATGGATGCATTGCTTGATACAGGTGTAGAGTTTCCCTATGTTATTGGTGTTTCAGCAGGGATTACTGATGGTTTTTCATATGCTTCAAAACAAACACGACGTAATTATGATATTCTTATGAATCATCGACACGATAAGCGTTATGTTGGACTTCGTAATTATATAAGTGATAAAAGTCTGTTTGGATTGAAATTTGCTTATGAAACCATTCCTAATGATCTCTATCCTTTTGACTGGGAGACGTTTTTAAAAAATCCAATAGAAATTAAAGTTGGTGTCACAAATGTAGAAACTGGTCAATGTGAGTATTTGGATGGTAAAAAATTAGATCAGCAATGTACAATGTTAAAAGCAACATGTGCCATTCCTTTTGCATTTCCAATTATTCATCTTAATGGAAAAGGTTATTATGATGGTGGGATTTGTGATCCTATACCAGTTAGAAAGGCTATGGCAGATGGTCATGAGAAAATGCTGATTGTTTTGACAAGGCCAAAAGGTTATCGTAAAAAATTATCGCGAGCAAATGTTTTGGCAAGTCGTCGTTTAAAGAAAAGATACCCACATCTGGTTAAACCGCTTTTAACAAGGCATGAATTATATAATGAAACATTGGCTTACTGTGAACAGTTAGAGCAGGAAGGTAAGGCTATTATTTTAAGACCTACTGAGGAAGTTCAGATTGATTCTTTTGAAAAGGATTTAGATAAGATTGATCGTATTTATCAATTTGGTTATCAACTTGCTATGGAAAATATGGAAAGTATAAAAAAATTGCTTTTATAG
- a CDS encoding M42 family metallopeptidase, with translation MADLEMLKKISLVNGISGYEKQVTRLMKSYIEDCVDEIQYDQLGSLVGVKKGESDLKVLLTGHVDEIGFIVKDIDEGGFIKVQPVGGWMGQNLPSSLMCITTRDGREIKGVFGSVPPHGKSLEERNKVVDPKDSFLDIGVLSKQEALDLGIHKGDPITPVSEFTVMGNEKCLMSKAWDDRIGVAVIIEVLRQLKNESIYPTLYGAGTVQEEVGLRGAKTVGQMIKPDIALAIDVTFSQDLPGEKGDVRLGSGVALSVMDGSVIAHSGLLKALENICEKHQIAYQLDMIAAGGTDSGELSKVEAGVMNITLSIPSRYMHSHHTIINCDDFDATVQLLVEFIRALNQDLYVAMVEDKR, from the coding sequence ATGGCAGATTTAGAAATGTTAAAAAAGATCAGTTTAGTGAATGGGATTTCAGGTTATGAAAAACAGGTAACACGTCTGATGAAATCATATATTGAGGATTGTGTTGATGAAATACAATATGATCAATTAGGAAGTTTAGTTGGTGTCAAAAAAGGTGAAAGTGATTTAAAAGTCTTATTAACTGGGCATGTCGATGAAATTGGTTTTATCGTTAAAGATATTGATGAAGGTGGATTTATCAAAGTTCAGCCAGTTGGTGGATGGATGGGACAGAATTTACCATCTTCACTTATGTGTATCACAACACGTGATGGTCGTGAAATCAAAGGTGTTTTTGGTTCAGTCCCACCTCATGGTAAATCATTGGAAGAAAGAAATAAAGTTGTTGATCCTAAGGATTCCTTCTTAGATATTGGTGTTTTAAGTAAGCAGGAAGCTTTAGATTTAGGGATTCATAAAGGTGATCCCATAACACCTGTATCAGAATTTACAGTCATGGGAAATGAAAAATGTTTGATGTCAAAAGCATGGGATGATCGTATTGGAGTTGCAGTGATTATTGAAGTTTTGCGTCAATTAAAAAATGAAAGTATTTATCCAACGTTATATGGTGCTGGAACTGTTCAGGAAGAAGTTGGTTTACGTGGAGCCAAAACAGTTGGTCAGATGATTAAACCAGATATTGCGCTTGCGATTGATGTCACATTCTCACAAGATTTACCTGGTGAAAAAGGTGATGTTCGTTTAGGCAGTGGCGTGGCCTTAAGTGTTATGGATGGAAGTGTCATAGCACATAGTGGGCTATTAAAAGCATTGGAGAATATTTGTGAAAAGCATCAAATTGCTTATCAGTTAGATATGATTGCGGCTGGTGGAACAGATTCAGGCGAATTAAGTAAAGTAGAAGCGGGTGTTATGAATATCACCCTCTCTATTCCATCACGTTATATGCATTCTCATCATACAATTATTAATTGTGATGATTTTGATGCGACAGTTCAATTATTAGTGGAATTTATCCGTGCACTGAATCAAGATTTATATGTTGCAATGGTTGAGGATAAAAGATAA